Genomic segment of Panicum virgatum strain AP13 chromosome 2K, P.virgatum_v5, whole genome shotgun sequence:
CCAGATCACTAGTCAGCGCCATCCCTTCACGGCATGCCATCGCCTCTGCCATCTCCGGGTCAGTTATACCTTCCATCACCAGTGCCGAGGCTCCTAGGAAATTGCCAGCCTCGTCACGAGCCACAGCCGCCATCGTGAATTTGGTTGTGTTCTTCGCGAGAGCTGCATCAACATTGATCTTCCCGAATCCGAGTGGTGGTGGAATCCAACCAGGTTGTTTGGCTTGGGCCGGTTTCCACTCTTTCTGCACCAGTTTGCTCTCGGCCAGATCAGCCAAGAATCTTTCCACAAAACAATGTGTCAATAATGGGCTCTGGTAATTATTCTCATGTATGATCTTCCGCTTAGCATACTAGATCGCTCACATTGTGACCACCATCTTCACTAGCACATCATGGCTCAGTGAATTCATCGCTTCATGAAGCCATCCTCGAGCATCTTGCTGCTGTGTAGAGCTAATGAAATCAACTGTCTCTTCACTCTGCAGCGCCCATACACACCTCGCCTGATGGCACTCAATTAAGGAGTGCTTCCACGAGTCCAGTCCTCCACACACAACACACATGCTGTCTGGGGCAATGTGTCGTTGACGTCGAACGTCTCCTGTTGGGATCGATTGCCGAGCGAGGCGCCACAGGAATTGGCGCACCTTGGACGGAACTTGAACTTGCCAAATATCTGTCCACTCCTTGCGCACGACTGAACAGTCTGATCTACCTGGATTGTGCTCGATCCAGTCCGTTTGCTTCTCCCGGTTGCTCACAAGCATCTGATAGGCTGATCTTACGGTGAAAACACCCGTCTTCTCGTAGTGCCATGCCCAAAAGTCCACTTGTCTTCTGGTACTCAGTGGAATACTAGCAATTGCTTCCCAATCCATTGGCAAAAAAGATTGTTTcagccaggggcggagccaggattgaAACATAGGGGGGGCAATTTAGATCAAGGGGGGCACATCTTGTTAATGAGCAACATTAGCAATGAGATTAGGGGGTTTTATGTGGAGTTGTAGCAACGTTAGGGGGGGGCCTGGCCCCTTCCCgcccccctgtctccgcccctggtTTCAGCCTCTGCATATTCCAGCATCCAGTCGTGTTATCAATAAGATCACTCACCATTCTCATGTTGTTTCCTTGTAACCTGGAAATAGGTCTCATAAGCCCATCTCTTGGGATCCAGTTCATCACCCAAATGTCAGTTGCTTCACCAGTCCCAATGCGACGAATTTATCTTTGGCACAACACATCTTTGCCATCAATGATCGCCCTCCAAATTCTAGATGGCGATGTACCAATCTGAGCTTCCAAGAAGTCGCCTTCAGGGAAGTACACAGCTTTAAGGACCCGTGCACTCAATGATGACGGCTCTTGTAATATTCTCCAGGCTTGCCTCGCGAGTAAAGCCAAGTTAAACAGCTCAATGTCACGAAAACCAAGCCCGCCCATGTACTTCGGTTTCGTCATGTCCTCCCAAGCTACCTAGCAGGTTCTTCTCTTTCCTTCCTTGCTACCCCACCAGAAACTTCAGAGGAGCCCATCAATATATTTACACAATCCCTTGGGCAGTCGAAAGCATGACATCGAATACGTTGGGATCGCCTGAGCCACATCCTTGATAAAGACCTCCTTACCCCCCGACTGAAAGTGCTTGTTCTAGCCAACCTTGCACCCGTTTCCAGACCCGGTCTTTGAGATATTTGAATGCTCCATTCGAAGATGTGCCAACATCAGTTGGCATGCCGAGATACTTTTCACTAAGAGCCTCGTTATGGACATCCAACAGAACCTTGATCTCCTCCCGTATGCTGCCACCAACACCTTTAGCAAAGTGAATTGATGATTTGTCCATATTTACCTGCTGGCCAGAGGCACGACAGTAATTGTTCAACGCCTCCTTTATCGCCTCAGCACTCTTTCTATTTGCCTTGAAGAATAGCAGGTTGTCATCTGCGAAGAGTAAGTGGCTTACAACCGGAGCTGACGAGGCCACTTTAATTCCACTGAGAACTGATGACTGAATCCTTGAATTTAAAAGGCACGAAAGGCCCTCTGCCGCTAACAAGAACATATAGGGTGAGATTGGGTCACCTTGCCGGATCCCTCTTGAAGGCATAAAACTCTCTTGCCGGTCACCATTGAACAAGATTGAAAATGAGACTGTAGAAACCAAACATATGATCCTGCCCACCCAAAGCTGATGAAAACCCAGCTTGAGCATAATAGCTTTCAAGTAACTCCACTCCACATGATCATACGCCTTCCTCATATCCAGCTTAAGAGCACAAAAATGATTGTCTCGAGCTCTCTTTTGTTTCATAAAGTGCATACACTCATAAGCTGTAATTATGTTGTCTGTAATCAGACGTCCTGGCACAAAGGCAGACTGTTCCTCAGATATAATCTCCGGCAAGATGAGTTTAAGTCTGTTGGCCATCACCTTCGACGCAATTTTGTAAATCACATTACACAGGCTTATAGGCCTAAACTGGCCAAGCTCCTCTGGACTGTCAACCTTCGGGATCAAAACGATGCATGTGTTGTTAATTATTTCTAGGTCATCGTCTCCCCTTAGAACCCGAAGTACAATTTCTGAAATCTCACCACCGCACAGCTCCCAATTGCGTTGGAAGAAGTGTGCCGGTAGGCCATCCGGACCCGGCGCCTTGGTAGGAGACAACTGGAAAAGAGCTGTCTTTACTTCCTTCTTCTCAAAAGGCTTCATCAGCTGCTCGTTCATGGTAGCTGTGACCTTGGCCGGCACTGTTAACAGCACACTTTCCATGTCCCCTGTCCCTTCAGACGTATAGAGATCCTTATAGAAAGCCGATGCTAGAGCGCCCACCTCCACTTCATTTTCTGTGATCTCACCATCGGGCCTCCTGAGTTTCGTAATTTgatttctcctcctcctctggcttGCACGGAGATGGAAAAACCGTGTGTTCTTGTCACCCTCAGCCAGCCACATAATTCGGGAATGTTGTTTCCACATAATTTCCTTCCGATGATTTAATTCAACTATCCTCTCCTGTACCTTGATTTCTGCATGCGATGGGCCAACACGCATGGGGTCCGCACGTAGCTGCTCTAGTTCTGTGTACAGGTTCTTCAGTTCCCGTCTAACATTGCCAAAATAATTGACGCTCCACTCACTGAGACTGCCAGATACCGATGCCAGTTTTTCCTGCAGCTCCTTCACAGTACGGGCTTCCCCCGCATCGAGCCAAGTCCTCGCAAGCATGGGAAAGAGTTGATCATGGGCTTCCCACATCATCTCGTACCTgaacattttcttcttctttctcccctTACGATCTGAAACCTGCTGCCATCTTAGCATGATAGGATCATAGTCGGACGCTGCAGCAGTAAGATGGGTTACTCTCGCCATCAAAAATCCCGTACACCAGTCAGCTGTCGCCAGGGCACGATCAAGCCGAACCCGACAGTAGGAACCTCCCGCAACTTTCTTCTCAAAAGTCCAGTTGCGTCCTTCAAAGCCTAGGTCATAGAGACCACAGACATCCACAATCTCTCTAAAACCAGCAATCTGAGCGTGACTCCTCTCTTGAACTCCATCATGTTCAGATCTATGCAACACTTCATTAAAGTCACCCATGCAGACCCATGGTAGTGGCGATGAAGCTTTAATAAACTTCAACATATCCCATGTTTTGTGGCGTTCAGCAATTTGAGCTTCGCCATAAACACATGTAAATCTCCACGGCTCACCCCCGTTCTCAGAAATAATTGAATCAATGTGATACTGAGAAAACGGTAAAATTTCTACCTTAGTATTCTTGTTCCAGAACAAGCCAAGCCCTCCACTGCGACCTGAGCTGCTAACAACAAAAGCATTATCATACCCTAAAGTACCTTTCAAACCTTTCACCCGTGCCTTATGTACTTGGGTTTCAACGACACATAGCACGGTAAGGGCAAACTTCTTCGCAATTTCGCGAAGCTCCTTCACTGTCGCCGCGTTGCCCAAGCCACGACAGTTCCACGTGATGCAACTCATTGCACCCGGCGGTCCTCCTCCGCGGAGTCCGCCAGTTTCTTTTTCTTGTCATCGTCAACTTGCTTCTCCTGCTTCTTCCTGTCCCTTAGCGAGACTTCCTTCTTTCCCAGCGATTTCGACTATTCCGCCGCCATGGTTCCACCCATCCTCGGAAGCGCAACCCTAACTGTCACCCTGCCAAGGCCGGGAAACCAATCAGATCAGTCCCTTTATCAGCCCGAACAGGTGGCAGAAAGGGAATAGCACTCAGAGACGAACAAGGTGTCAAGATCCTCTACTGGCGATGAATCGCCGTCGGAGTCGGCAGACCCTAGTTTCCTAGGTCTTGCGGCGTGCGTGGCTCTCACACAATTCTGACGCTATAAGGACGACATATGTTTCCGCGTTATTCTGGCCCAGGAAGAGACAGCCGGCAGCAGCCTTTACTGGATGGAGCCCAGGGCAGTTGGGCCGAGCTACGGTACCCCTTGCTCTGCGAAAAGGCCTGACGGTGGCCCACACAAGCTAGCGTACTGTATTTGTGTACGCTAAAAGAAAGCGAAGACAGAAAATCCAACAACACACGAAGTCGACACCCGCCCGTCTCGTGTCCGTTCACAAGGGGGCAAGAAGTAGAACCAACAACACACGACGCCGATCAGTGTCGCCTGGCCGGACCCGTACGTGTGCGCCGAGCCGGCAACGTGCCGTGGCGGCACGGCGCAGACAGGCGAGGGGGAGCAGCGGCGACGCGGCCTGGTCGCCTGGTCGTGGCGTGCCCGCGTGTGGCGCCCCATCTGGCGCaaccgcgcgcgcgcgtgcgggctCCGCGCACCACACCTGCCCGCCTCACCGGATCATACCGCTACCTCCCGCTCGCCCGACCCAGGCCGGCAAGCCGCCGGCAGCAGCGCAGCGGCGCGGCTGCCGTGCGCATCCGCCAGCGGCGCTGCTGTTGCCGACTTTTTCTGGAGCGGCGGCCGCACGAACAGGGCAGAGACGGCACGCCGCCACCGGCATGGCATCTCTGTTGGCGTCGGCCCGGTGATCGATTCGATGGGTGGCGATCGAATCCGGCACCCGAGTGCGTCCACGCAAGTCGCCGGTTTGTCTCTTCCGGGCAAAGTCCCTGTCCCCTCACTTTTCAACCCCATTATCGAAAGTTCTGTTGCAATCCTACAAATCCTTGCAACATCTGTCTTGCTACGATCGCCGGCGTCCGTACAGTACCGATAATGACAGCGCAATTCCTCACCATCTTTTTCTTTAAAAGATTTTATTATTAGGTACTGATTGATTGGTGATCAAATGGTTTTCGTAGTACAAAGCATGCGGCGGCAGGCCTAATGGCGCCAATAATGCGCGTGCGTCGAGCCGTGAACTCCACTACCGCACTCGGCTGCGGCCGCTTTGGCCGCCATGGCTGGCGTCGTGGAGCGCACGCACGAACCGGGGCGTATCACAGCGACACCGTGACCTGATGATGCATCCATGGCGAACAGGCGAAGCCGCACAGGAGCTCGCTGAAAGCGACCGAggcttcctttcttttttttattcattCATGCGGTTGGGTGAAGTGAACTATGGTGCTGTGGACGAGGAACACCGTGCCGGGGCGTGTACATACAATGGCACAGAGAACAGTCATCTGGCTGGATCGAATCAATTTGGACGCAGCTGCTGGCTGCCGATTGTGTTCCCAGCACCCTGAAACCTAGTGGCCTGCCCCAATAGCTTTGCACACGATCTTTCCTGTCACGTCGTCGGGCCGAAAGCTGAATCAGACCTTTGCTTctgcgccgtcgtcgtcatccGGCACTTGGGGCGCCTGCACGTCCGCCTTGCTGttctgcgccggcggcagctccagcccgggcttgccggcggcggcggcgctgatctTGGTCAGGTCGTCTCGCTCCTCGATGCTCTTCCCCCAGAACACGTTGTACAGGCCCCCCACCAGGAGTACTCCGGCAAAGATGCTGCCGCAGATTCATCACCGTCAGAATGTCAGATGGAGGAATTAAGGCAAGGAAAATTGCTGAATAGCACGACGGGTTCATCTGTGACTGGTCAGGACGTGCACACGTACTACCAACCTTCCTAGGCTGACGGCGTCCCCGATGATGGAGGAGGATATGACGATGGTGAACACGAAGGTGAGCGGCATCGACATGGCCAGGAACACCGGGCCCCTCTTGGCGATCGTCCACATTTGCATGTAGTACGAGAGCGCCGTCACGATCACGCCCTGAAAATGTTAAGTTTCAGAGAAATGACTTGTGCATCAGTTAGTTGGGCGTCTTGTTTTCTTTGGATCAGCTTGAACAGCTAGCTGAAGCATTACGCTGTAGACTATCGCGGCGAGGCCAACGTTCCAGCCCAGCTTCCACTTGGAGAAGTCCCTCTCGGCTGCAACGGCCACGAGGAAGGCTTGGACCGACGCGCACGAGATCTGGAGCGTGGTGTTCATCAGCTTGGAGGTGTCCTCTATCAGTGGCCCCTGAGAAACAGAACACATCAACCGAAGTTGCTGCTGCTACTCATGAACAATGAGGTCGGATCATGTCTGAAATCCAAAAGCATTGCGTACCTGAAGGACTGTCCACAGGCCTGCTAGAATGTTGGATAGTGTCATGAGAAAAATTCCCAGCACCCATTGCTTCTTGGAGTGCGGCGTCTCTGCTGCTCCAGCGGGACTGCTGCTACCGCCGTTCTGGAAGAGATGGTGATGGTTGAAGGATCTGAACATTGGCCCCTCGTAGAAGGCCAGCGCGGTGACGCCGGCGATGCAGAAGAGGATACCCGCGAATTTTACTTTGCCATGGAACCTCGTCAGTTTCAGAGTCTCCATCCTGTCACAAGTAGTAGGGTGTTCTTCTTCAGTTCATGAACTGATGAAGTACACGATCCTTAATTCTGTGATGTGCAGATAGTTATTTTGATCGATTGTTTTTCAGTCTCTTTGATTCTAGTTTCTACATGATATAGTCTTGGGATCAAATAGTATTTTCATTACCCGAATATAACGGCTAGGATGAATGTGACCACCGGCTGAACATTGTACAATGCTGATGACGACGTAGCAGAAGCGTAGTTGAGGCCAAGATTAAATAAGACACCACATGCTGTCACTCtgaccaaaaaagaaaaatcagaaaTTTCAGTTTAAAGACAAAAGTAGCTGAATCCTTACATAAGAAATTGAACTACAGTCCAAACGTTGCAAGCTTTATTCAGAACTTCAGATATTGAGTAACTTAACAGAGTCAATACCATATACAAAGTAATCTAAAGGCCAGTTGCACTGTTTGCATGGAGTGTGACAGCGTGCTCTGCTGCTGAAGCAATCATGATAGTATGACCAGAACCAAATCAAAGGAAGAATTGTGAAAGACATAGTGCAAGACATGAAAAACAGAAGATTGTTAATTACTTATAAAAAATACAACAAGGAAAGACAGAGCTTAGAAGAATACTATTGCTCAGGCAAGGGAATCCTGCATGAGCTAAGTAGAATATATAGAACTCAACCTACCCATATAGGGCGTGCACGAACATCTTCCACCCAATCTTGAACGTCACCGGCTTAGCTTTTCGCCTGAGGACAACAAGATCACATCTCAGAACTGAACACCAGTCAAGCATGAAACAATCAGGCAAAAGTAGACACCAAGGCATCAGCACAGATAGCAATAATCTGACCTCTCCAGAACAAAGGTGATAGGGATCAGCACGAGCGCGGCAGTGGTGTGCCGGTAGAAGACGAACACCAGGGGGTTCATGCCCTGATCCAAGGCCACCTTGCTCACGACATGCATGCCGGAGTACATGAGCCTGATGAGAACGACGGCAGCGTAGGCCTTGGCGCTGCCACCCATCTTGGCAAGCATTATTGCTAGATAGCCACAAGCAGTCTACTAGCTTGTGGAGGCTCTGCTCAGACGTGTGGAACCCTATATATACTGCGTCGCAAAAGGCGCCGGAGCCGGCACGGGAACCTCGTAAGAGCATATGCCTTGTTCAGGTGTGCAGGCAGGTAGTAGGACATGGATAATCCGGCGATCGGTCGAGCCCGCTAGTGCGCCACGTACGCCGTCGCCGGCTAATCAGTGGTGCGCCAATGCGGGAGGAGGACGAAGGCCGATGGGAAATGCTGAGCACTGGGGGTGACTCATGCGAGGAGCACGGGGATTGCAGGCAGCTTAGTGACGGCTGATCGGAGCATCCACTGATGGGGATTAGCCAgaggagaaaaagaaataaaggacgACAAGCAAGCGATCCGAGTCGACCCCAACTTATTATTCAGCGTAGGAGCATTAGTGGCTCAGCTGTTACCATTTGGAGCCCCAAGGGCACTACTTAACTACTTTGCGTGCAAAGCTTCGCGCAGATGCGTATGATCAAGAGCTAAGCATATGCTTACTGTTTCATGTCAACATTAGTATTTATATACATGTTTACTTTGCATATATTGTCCTTGTTCTTGCATTGGGTGATGACAGGTGACTAGCTAAGAGGAGGACAAGGGGATGGAGGAAGTGACCGATGGGACAAGCAAGCCATCTGGCATGTTGAAAGCATGTGGAGATCCACAGCAGAAATGGTAGTGCACATGCTGTGCTGGTTCGATCTGAATGTTCTCTCGCCAACACTGCACCAGGTCTTTCTGGATAGCATATTTATGCAGatggtgatggtggtggtggtggtgtacgCGTCCGTCTCTAGTTCCCAACAAACTAAAGCTATTAAGAGAGTAGTAGGTTAGATGTGATCAGGAAGGCAATAAAATTTGGTTGGGACTGCACCTAGATTATATAATTAGAACTCCTGAACTTTACTGAGGATATGCATCTCGCCTGGCCAGGCAAGTGTTAGTGGAAGAAGGGTGTTCCTTTTTTGGGCTTCTGCAGGACGTAATTTGAGGTGGTTCCGTGATATCGAAGGCAATGGGGCTGTTTTTCTCTGGTCTAGTTGCCAAAAACTTGGGACGATCTGTTCGTGATACTGCTTGCAACTCTGACAGTTGCATATTCCAAAAGAGTTTTGAGTGCCAAGATTAGAAGCATCTTACTTGTGAGAAAGCTGCAACTGGCTAAACATAGCGATCTAACGGCCTACAAACCAAATAGATCACATAAACGACCAAATCGATCGCAGTAAATCTTTACTTCTCTACCTATATATATTATGATGCAGACATGCAGTAGAGGCACCAGACCTTCGATTAAATACCAGAGCAGAAGGATATCATGCTACATTCAGGTTAAAAAAACACGTTACAATAAAGTGGCATATGAAAATTTATCTTGTGATGTGCACCATATCCACACTTTAACTTGTAACTAACATGACAGGTGACTCTTTACATGTAAAGACAACAGATCTAGTTGAAagatattttctatttttatcatGTTTTCTATATGAAAAATATAAACATAGATTTCTCCTACTACCTCCTAAGAGGTAACAAGTGATTCTAGACATCCAGATCTAACTAATAAATGAACCGTCCACAATTAATTTGGAGTACAGTAGCAAAGCCCTATAGCTAAGAACAAATGCTGCAACACTACCTGAACTGACGAGTATCATGCGGTTGATATAAATAAAAAGGATGTGCTGCCTTTCACACGTTAAACCATCAACAC
This window contains:
- the LOC120689893 gene encoding WAT1-related protein At5g64700-like, yielding MLAKMGGSAKAYAAVVLIRLMYSGMHVVSKVALDQGMNPLVFVFYRHTTAALVLIPITFVLERRKAKPVTFKIGWKMFVHALYGVTACGVLFNLGLNYASATSSSALYNVQPVVTFILAVIFGMETLKLTRFHGKVKFAGILFCIAGVTALAFYEGPMFRSFNHHHLFQNGGSSSPAGAAETPHSKKQWVLGIFLMTLSNILAGLWTVLQGPLIEDTSKLMNTTLQISCASVQAFLVAVAAERDFSKWKLGWNVGLAAIVYSGVIVTALSYYMQMWTIAKRGPVFLAMSMPLTFVFTIVISSSIIGDAVSLGSIFAGVLLVGGLYNVFWGKSIEERDDLTKISAAAAGKPGLELPPAQNSKADVQAPQVPDDDDGAEAKV